In a genomic window of Candidatus Competibacteraceae bacterium:
- a CDS encoding ATP phosphoribosyltransferase — protein sequence MTAPLTIALSKGRIFKETLPLLAAAGIVPTDDPETSRKLILDTDQPDVKLVIIRATDVPTYVQYGAADLGVAGKDVLLEHGGEGLYEPLDLKIARCRLMVAGHPERPSRWSRPRIATKFVNTTRRYFADRGRQVEVIKLYGSMELAPLVGLADYIVDVVDTGNTLKANGLLPLEHIADISSRLIVNKAAMKMKHARIKAIMARMAAAVTA from the coding sequence ATGACCGCACCGCTGACCATCGCCCTGTCCAAGGGCCGTATTTTCAAGGAGACCCTGCCGCTGCTGGCGGCGGCGGGCATCGTGCCGACCGACGATCCCGAAACCAGCCGCAAGCTGATCCTCGACACCGACCAGCCGGACGTGAAGTTGGTCATCATCCGCGCCACCGACGTGCCGACCTACGTCCAATACGGCGCCGCCGATCTCGGCGTGGCCGGCAAGGATGTGTTGCTGGAGCACGGCGGTGAGGGGCTGTACGAACCGCTCGACTTGAAGATCGCCCGCTGCCGGCTGATGGTCGCCGGTCATCCCGAGCGCCCTTCCCGCTGGAGCCGCCCGCGCATCGCCACCAAGTTCGTCAACACCACCCGGCGTTATTTCGCCGATCGGGGCCGGCAGGTGGAAGTGATTAAATTGTACGGCTCGATGGAGCTGGCGCCGCTGGTGGGGTTGGCGGATTACATCGTCGATGTGGTGGATACTGGCAACACCTTGAAAGCCAATGGTTTGCTGCCACTGGAACACATCGCGGACATCAGCTCGCGGTTGATCGTCAACAAGGCGGCCATGAAAATGAAGCACGCCCGGATCAAGGCGATCATGGCGCGCATGGCCGCCGCGGTAACCGCTTGA